One segment of Candidatus Eisenbacteria bacterium DNA contains the following:
- a CDS encoding class I SAM-dependent methyltransferase encodes MSSPASMEEIDWNAIYRRELAASGFARKSAEEWSRRAGIMADRWSSDSDYVRDFAGRMNLDGCASMLDVGCGTGDLLLFLAPRLEKLYGIDFSPGMLERAEKKIREKGATNISLERLSWTDDWSSLPPVDIVTASRSFSVADARDALSRMHRQASRRVYMTYLAGGSFLDESILSALGRRAAPRPDYIILVNILHQMGIRASVDFIPGPSDSIVSPSLDDLVRRVTWSLGSIDEREECALALYYDTLPRVEAGALLPRARREWAWIAWEK; translated from the coding sequence ATGTCTTCGCCGGCTTCGATGGAAGAGATCGATTGGAACGCGATCTACCGGCGCGAGCTCGCGGCTTCGGGTTTCGCCCGGAAAAGCGCCGAGGAATGGAGCCGCCGCGCCGGGATCATGGCGGACCGATGGTCGTCCGATAGCGATTACGTGCGGGACTTCGCCGGCCGGATGAATCTCGATGGATGCGCGTCGATGTTGGACGTGGGTTGCGGAACGGGCGACCTGCTCCTCTTCCTCGCCCCTCGCCTGGAGAAACTGTACGGGATCGACTTCTCTCCCGGCATGCTGGAACGAGCGGAAAAGAAGATCCGCGAGAAGGGCGCGACGAACATTTCTCTGGAACGCCTCTCCTGGACGGACGACTGGAGTTCCCTCCCCCCCGTGGACATCGTCACGGCGTCCCGTTCCTTCTCCGTCGCCGACGCCCGGGACGCCCTATCCCGGATGCACCGGCAGGCCTCGCGCCGGGTCTACATGACCTATCTTGCCGGCGGCTCCTTTCTCGACGAATCCATCCTCTCCGCCCTCGGACGGCGGGCGGCGCCCCGCCCCGACTACATCATCCTCGTAAACATCCTCCATCAGATGGGGATACGCGCGTCCGTCGATTTCATCCCCGGTCCATCCGACTCGATCGTCTCTCCCTCCCTCGACGACCTCGTGCGCCGCGTCACATGGAGCCTGGGGTCGATCGACGAGCGAGAAGAATGCGCCCTCGCGCTCTATTACGACACCCTTCCCCGGGTCGAAGCGGGAGCGCTCCTTCCCCGGGCGCGTCGCGAATGGGCTTGGATCGCATGGGAAAAATGA
- a CDS encoding polysaccharide deacetylase family protein: protein MERLSSILADARSVAAALARSGYPPFVLSGAPPEETPVFVFHRAGGKRLGASLRRLVRNGYRTLSMDEYLKTRRGARPPGEREALLTFDDGLADLHRTVFPLLREHRFTAVSFIAPARIGSPGLVDWEEARRMHESGVIDFQSHTLSHRAVPASPRIAGFHRPTRRPPLPWEAPERPDEPPGRPHRPGEPIYASAPRLADEPAHLPDPAIRDRCAAHVAAHGGEAFFRRPGWRRELMRIAAEGAEKSPLATDRRESPEERTERIREELLLGREAIEERLPGKRVAALAYPWNRCGAIARSLLSSCGYEAAFTGMEGVGAPSDPYRIPRLSGDFLDRLPGEGRTPLPILFLRKTARRIARGPHWSAGEEIRA, encoded by the coding sequence ATGGAACGACTCTCCTCGATACTCGCCGACGCCCGCTCCGTCGCGGCCGCGCTCGCCCGCTCCGGATACCCCCCTTTCGTCCTCTCCGGCGCGCCTCCGGAGGAAACGCCGGTCTTCGTCTTCCACCGCGCGGGCGGGAAACGCCTCGGCGCGAGCCTCCGGCGGCTGGTCCGGAACGGTTACCGCACACTGAGCATGGACGAGTACCTGAAGACGCGCCGCGGCGCCCGCCCCCCCGGAGAGCGGGAAGCGCTCCTCACCTTCGACGACGGCCTCGCCGACCTCCACCGCACCGTCTTCCCGCTTCTCCGGGAACACCGCTTCACCGCCGTCTCCTTCATCGCCCCGGCGCGGATCGGCTCGCCCGGCCTCGTGGATTGGGAAGAGGCGCGGCGCATGCATGAATCGGGGGTGATCGATTTCCAGTCCCACACCCTCTCCCACCGCGCCGTCCCCGCGTCGCCTCGGATCGCCGGCTTCCACCGTCCCACCCGCCGCCCCCCGCTCCCCTGGGAAGCTCCGGAGCGCCCGGACGAACCGCCGGGGCGCCCGCACCGCCCGGGTGAGCCGATCTACGCCTCCGCCCCCCGCCTCGCCGACGAGCCCGCCCACCTGCCGGACCCGGCGATCCGGGATCGCTGCGCCGCCCACGTCGCCGCCCACGGAGGGGAGGCTTTCTTCCGGCGCCCCGGCTGGAGGCGGGAACTGATGCGGATCGCGGCGGAGGGCGCGGAGAAGAGCCCCCTCGCGACCGATCGCCGCGAATCGCCGGAGGAGAGGACCGAAAGGATCCGCGAGGAGCTTCTCCTCGGGAGGGAAGCGATCGAGGAACGCCTCCCCGGCAAAAGGGTCGCCGCCCTCGCCTATCCGTGGAACCGGTGCGGCGCGATCGCCCGCTCCCTCCTCTCCTCCTGCGGCTATGAAGCCGCCTTCACCGGCATGGAGGGGGTAGGCGCCCCCTCCGACCCCTATCGCATCCCCCGGTTGAGCGGAGACTTCCTCGACCGTCTCCCCGGAGAAGGACGCACCCCCCTTCCGATTCTCTTTCTGCGGAAAACGGCGCGGCGGATCGCCCGAGGCCCCCACTGGTCGGCCGGCGAGGAGATTCGTGCATGA
- a CDS encoding glycosyltransferase family 2 protein has product MKKSLPPVAIVALTWNRRDSMLECLASIDALDYPDKRIILVDNASTDGTAAAARERFPGVELIVNERNLGAIGGKNVGLRRALDLPVPYVFMVDDDVVLERETLRELVLAAEEDPRIGLVGPKMFDLDRPEILLAAGGRIDYTENIGRHIGEGERDDGRYDDGFEPDYLCGAVLLARSDALREAGLFDSDFVGYWYEDTDLSVRVRASGLRVVLAPRARVRLRAAPAAEQLSYRKKYLASRNAIRFLRKHAGRRQWARFLLFTAAGVPYALARDLLHGRGPGAAAGKALGILDGLLGREKRARRLMGGPPPGA; this is encoded by the coding sequence ATGAAGAAATCGCTCCCTCCCGTGGCGATCGTGGCGCTCACCTGGAACCGGCGCGACTCCATGCTGGAGTGCCTCGCCTCGATCGATGCGCTCGACTATCCCGACAAGAGGATCATCCTGGTGGACAACGCCTCCACCGACGGCACGGCGGCGGCGGCGCGGGAACGTTTCCCCGGCGTCGAACTCATCGTGAACGAGAGAAACCTGGGCGCCATCGGCGGAAAGAACGTCGGCCTCCGCCGGGCGCTCGACCTCCCCGTTCCCTATGTCTTCATGGTCGACGACGACGTGGTGCTGGAGAGGGAGACGCTCCGCGAATTGGTCCTCGCCGCCGAAGAGGACCCGCGCATCGGTCTCGTGGGGCCTAAAATGTTCGACCTGGACCGGCCCGAGATTCTCCTCGCCGCGGGCGGCCGGATCGACTACACGGAAAACATCGGCCGCCACATCGGCGAGGGGGAACGGGACGACGGCCGCTACGACGACGGCTTCGAACCGGATTATCTCTGCGGCGCGGTGCTCTTGGCCCGATCCGACGCGCTTCGAGAGGCGGGGCTCTTCGACTCCGACTTCGTCGGCTACTGGTACGAGGACACGGACCTCTCGGTTCGGGTCCGCGCCTCGGGCCTAAGGGTCGTTCTCGCCCCCCGCGCGCGCGTTCGGCTCCGCGCCGCCCCCGCGGCGGAGCAGCTCTCCTACCGGAAAAAATATCTCGCCTCGCGGAACGCGATCCGCTTCCTACGGAAGCACGCCGGCCGCCGGCAGTGGGCGAGGTTCCTCCTCTTCACCGCCGCCGGAGTCCCGTACGCGCTCGCCCGGGATCTCCTCCACGGCCGCGGTCCCGGCGCGGCGGCGGGGAAAGCGCTCGGCATCCTCGACGGCCTTCTCGGCCGCGAGAAAAGGGCGCGCCGTCTCATGGGCGGGCCGCCGCCCGGCGCGTGA
- a CDS encoding T9SS type A sorting domain-containing protein, protein MNPLSPRPPRRALLGAAFLLAALLLPVLAFAQDEALSPRLQAHKAEADRKAEFFRQLMIAGRPTSNMDLYDVKHYDVDIDLDPTTELVSGTVTMTAEVTGASLDEADLDLLDNMTVSGATSGGSATTWSHASDVVTVDLDRTYSNGETFVLSVDYSGTPAASWGGFGFDTYDGEDMIWSLSEPYGARTWWPCKDVVGDKADSVDLRYRVPDDLIVAANGVLLSVDSLTTPGKKTYHWHEGHPISSYLVSVTAYPYLVYSDWYVYGANDSMEIQNFIFPGSAGTVPSYTALTPSMIAFMDSVYGAYPFLDEKYGHAEFLWGGAMEHQTCTSMGFWGEDVVLHELSHQWWGDMISPISWNHIWLNEGFAVYSEALWKEYKYGMGEYRAAMNETKYLGPGSVYCYDTSDPNRVMSLDLTYNKANWVLHMLRHVVGNETFFDITRAYYADPAVQYGNAHTDDLQRVAETVSGMDLDDFFDQWVYDEWYPIYTFEWSYEPAAVGYDLTVTIEQKQTNRVFKMPVDVWVEMPTANNTYVVQDTLATQTFVLNVPEEPTNVKLDKLNGGWILKVIQEPVTAPTFDRGILVVNGVRWDSYGAEITSAYEDSAFWGDFDISFWDYWTEPGGGYPSTLPAALGHGAIPADTLKQFSTVIWVGNNYLGDLDGWMNTSILDYLQAGGNAILLTRMGDDFFHPGFWDYLGVSWMGDTEATLYNYVSQHPSLANQSFTSTQSFCSLFDTSFSQGETELLFTSNSSTGNYGTGAYRAPAGGGTHRVNGGRFAFLSGRPYRMNHADLRGNMEYMLEHFFLEPFDPTGVEEGGPAPARFALERNRPNPFNPVTTIRFTVPKRSHVDLKVYETSGRLVRTLASGEYGEGAHAVLWDGRNDTGRSVGSGVYFYRMEAGDFVSKKKMVLIR, encoded by the coding sequence ATGAACCCATTGTCACCGCGTCCGCCGCGGCGCGCCCTTCTCGGCGCGGCTTTCCTTCTCGCCGCCCTTCTCCTGCCTGTTCTCGCGTTCGCGCAGGACGAGGCGCTCTCGCCGCGTCTCCAAGCGCACAAGGCGGAGGCGGATCGAAAGGCGGAGTTCTTCCGGCAGCTGATGATCGCCGGGCGGCCGACGTCCAACATGGACCTTTATGACGTGAAGCACTACGACGTGGACATCGACCTCGATCCGACCACGGAGTTGGTGAGCGGCACGGTGACCATGACCGCCGAGGTGACCGGCGCCTCGCTCGACGAGGCGGACCTGGATCTCCTGGACAACATGACCGTCTCGGGGGCGACCTCCGGCGGATCGGCGACCACCTGGTCGCACGCGAGCGACGTGGTCACCGTCGACCTGGACCGGACCTACTCGAACGGCGAGACCTTCGTCCTCTCCGTCGATTACAGCGGGACGCCCGCCGCGTCCTGGGGAGGCTTCGGTTTCGACACCTACGACGGCGAGGACATGATCTGGAGCCTGAGCGAGCCGTACGGCGCGCGGACCTGGTGGCCCTGCAAGGACGTCGTGGGGGACAAGGCGGACTCGGTGGACCTGCGCTACCGCGTTCCGGACGACCTGATCGTCGCCGCCAACGGCGTCCTCCTCTCGGTGGACAGCCTGACCACGCCGGGGAAGAAGACCTATCACTGGCACGAGGGTCATCCCATCAGTTCCTACCTCGTCAGCGTCACCGCCTATCCCTACCTGGTCTACTCCGACTGGTACGTCTACGGCGCGAACGACTCGATGGAGATCCAGAACTTCATCTTCCCCGGAAGCGCCGGCACGGTGCCTTCCTACACGGCGCTCACCCCGTCGATGATCGCCTTCATGGACAGCGTCTACGGCGCCTATCCCTTCCTGGACGAGAAGTACGGCCATGCCGAGTTCCTCTGGGGCGGGGCGATGGAGCACCAGACCTGCACGAGCATGGGCTTCTGGGGGGAGGACGTGGTGCTTCACGAGCTTTCCCACCAGTGGTGGGGGGACATGATCTCGCCGATCAGCTGGAACCACATCTGGTTGAACGAGGGATTCGCCGTCTACAGCGAGGCGCTCTGGAAAGAGTACAAGTACGGCATGGGCGAGTACCGGGCGGCGATGAACGAGACCAAGTACCTCGGACCGGGATCGGTTTACTGCTACGACACGAGCGACCCGAACCGGGTGATGAGCCTCGACCTCACATACAACAAGGCGAACTGGGTGCTCCACATGCTGCGGCACGTGGTGGGGAACGAAACCTTCTTCGACATCACGCGCGCCTACTACGCCGATCCGGCGGTGCAGTACGGGAATGCCCACACCGACGATCTCCAGCGGGTCGCCGAGACCGTCTCGGGGATGGATCTGGACGACTTTTTCGACCAGTGGGTGTACGACGAGTGGTATCCGATCTACACCTTCGAGTGGAGCTACGAGCCCGCCGCCGTCGGCTACGACCTGACCGTCACCATCGAGCAGAAGCAGACCAACCGCGTCTTCAAGATGCCCGTCGACGTGTGGGTCGAGATGCCCACGGCGAACAACACCTACGTCGTGCAGGACACGCTGGCGACGCAGACCTTCGTGCTCAACGTTCCGGAAGAGCCGACCAACGTGAAGCTGGACAAGCTGAACGGCGGCTGGATCCTCAAGGTGATCCAGGAGCCGGTCACGGCGCCCACCTTCGACCGCGGCATTCTCGTGGTGAACGGCGTCCGCTGGGATTCCTACGGCGCGGAGATCACGAGCGCCTACGAGGACAGCGCCTTCTGGGGGGATTTCGACATCTCCTTCTGGGATTACTGGACCGAACCGGGCGGCGGCTATCCTTCCACGCTCCCGGCCGCCCTCGGCCACGGCGCGATACCGGCGGACACGCTGAAGCAGTTCTCCACGGTGATCTGGGTGGGGAATAACTATCTCGGCGACCTGGATGGGTGGATGAACACGTCGATACTCGACTACCTCCAGGCGGGCGGGAACGCGATCCTCTTGACCCGTATGGGCGACGACTTCTTCCACCCCGGCTTTTGGGACTACCTGGGCGTGAGCTGGATGGGGGACACGGAGGCGACGCTATACAACTACGTCTCCCAGCATCCCTCGCTGGCGAACCAGAGCTTTACCAGCACGCAGAGCTTCTGCTCCCTCTTCGACACCTCTTTCTCCCAGGGAGAGACGGAGCTTCTCTTCACCTCGAACTCGAGCACCGGCAACTACGGGACGGGCGCTTACCGCGCCCCCGCCGGCGGGGGAACGCACCGCGTCAACGGCGGGCGCTTCGCCTTCCTGAGCGGCCGTCCCTACCGGATGAATCACGCCGACCTCCGGGGGAACATGGAGTACATGCTCGAGCACTTCTTCCTGGAGCCCTTCGACCCGACCGGCGTGGAGGAGGGCGGACCGGCGCCGGCGCGCTTCGCGCTCGAGAGGAACCGGCCGAACCCGTTCAACCCGGTCACCACGATCCGCTTCACCGTTCCGAAGCGGTCCCATGTGGATCTCAAGGTGTACGAGACTTCCGGCCGCCTGGTGCGGACGCTGGCGAGCGGCGAGTACGGCGAGGGCGCGCACGCCGTTCTCTGGGACGGAAGGAACGACACGGGCCGTTCCGTCGGCTCCGGCGTTTATTTCTACCGGATGGAGGCGGGGGATTTCGTCTCCAAGAAGAAGATGGTCTTGATCCGGTAG